Proteins encoded within one genomic window of Balaenoptera ricei isolate mBalRic1 chromosome 10, mBalRic1.hap2, whole genome shotgun sequence:
- the LOC132373540 gene encoding LOW QUALITY PROTEIN: apolipoprotein L3-like (The sequence of the model RefSeq protein was modified relative to this genomic sequence to represent the inferred CDS: inserted 2 bases in 1 codon), giving the protein MSREELLLLLTEVLKRIETKAALSREDSDALHQYLSELKTDLAVEHQVTLQKDQLDRKGFLNRFPRVKWELEELIGKLHALTDKVDKVHRDRTISKIVANSTGAVSGVLTILGLALAPMTAGASLALSATGLGLGAAAAVTSVSTSIVELVSTLSAKPEVSRLMSTGXLLEVLKISPQTVSTTKKFTEAVQRIEMNIRAMETVKSNPGLAVDANVFISSGIISVQSSQQEEVTFKSTALAMTKGARIVGVATAGVCLLMDVAFLVKEAKHLYEGAKTELAERLRQLARELEKKLEVLTRIYESLQ; this is encoded by the exons ATGAGCAGAGAGGAACTGCTACTCCTGCTGACTGAAGTCCTGAAGAGAATTGAGACTAAGGCCGCTTTGTCCAG GGAAGACTCAGATGCACTGCATCAATATCTGAGTGAGCTGAAAACAGACTTGGCCGTGGAGCACCAAGTCACGCTCCAAAAAGACCAGCTGGACAGGAAGGGGTTTTTGAACAGGTTTCCTCGGGTAAAATGGGAGCTAGAGGAGCTCATAGGAAAGCTCCACGCACTCACAGACAAGGTTGACAAGGTCCACAGGGACCGCACCATCTCCAAAATTGTGGCCAACTCCACTGGCGCTGTGTCTGGTGTCCTGACCATACTTGGCCTGGCTTTGGCACCCATGACAGCGGGGGCGAGTCTGGCACTCTCGGCCACTGGATTAGGGCTGGGAGCAGCAGCTGCTGTGACCAGTGTGTCCACCAGCATCGTGGAACTCGTCAGCACATTGTCAGCAAAACCCGAAGTCAGTCGCCTGATGTCAACTGG GCTCCTGGAGGTACTTAAGATCAGCCCCCAAACTGTTAGCACAACAAAGAAATTCACAGAAGCCGTGCAACGCATTGAAATGAATATCCGTGCCATGGAGACGGTCAAAAGCAACCCTGGCTTAGCAGTGGATGCAAACGTCTTCATCAGCAGTGGAATAATCTCAGTCCAAAGCAGCCAGCAGGAAGAGGTTACTTTCAAAAGCACGGCTCTGGCAATGACCAAAGGAGCCCGGATTGTGGGTGTGGCCACTGCAGGTGTCTGCCTTCTGATGGATGTGGCCTTCCTGGTGAAAGAGGCAAAGCACTTGTATGAGGGGGCAAAGACGGAGTTGGCTGAAAGGCTGAGGCAGCTGGCCCGGGAGCTGGAGAAGAAGTTGGAGGTGCTCACCCGGATCTATGAGAGTCTGCAGTAG